A window of the Pyrodictium abyssi genome harbors these coding sequences:
- a CDS encoding DNA-directed RNA polymerase subunit K, with product MSAQEHSISELKKMIKIGPPWLTRFERARVIGVRALQISMGAPVLIDTEQEPQHVREDPVLLAKKELEAGVLPMTIIRYTRRGDVQPIPLKWLVELDKLRLRIH from the coding sequence ATGTCAGCCCAGGAGCACAGCATTAGCGAGCTCAAGAAGATGATAAAGATCGGGCCCCCTTGGCTTACTCGTTTCGAGCGTGCAAGAGTCATAGGCGTTAGGGCGCTTCAGATAAGCATGGGCGCACCTGTACTTATTGACACAGAGCAGGAGCCCCAGCATGTTAGGGAGGACCCGGTGCTGCTAGCAAAGAAGGAGCTAGAGGCTGGGGTTCTACCTATGACTATCATACGCTATACTAGGCGTGGCGACGTCCAGCCGATACCTTTGAAATGGCTAGTAGAACTCGACAAGCTTCGTCTCCGTATACACTAG
- a CDS encoding purine-nucleoside phosphorylase, whose translation MKPQHIRISPEEVAERVVVVGDPARAKFLAENFLEEPRLVNEKRGFHVYTGYYKGTRVSVAVHGIGGPSAAIVFEELYMLGARTMIRLGTAGGLVPQLEIGDAVVATGAAYIHGGTIGSYVPDACMVAAPNPLLTTILYEKAKEIHGRVYLGPVFSSDAFYAEDAHFVEKWSKRGIIAVEMEVATLYALAAMRGFNTAALLVISDNLAVPGKEELKHHEELEPFVEKAARAVFEAITSFKQE comes from the coding sequence ATGAAGCCACAGCATATACGTATAAGCCCAGAAGAAGTAGCCGAGAGAGTGGTCGTGGTAGGCGATCCGGCTCGCGCAAAGTTCCTAGCCGAAAACTTCCTCGAGGAGCCAAGACTCGTAAACGAGAAGCGCGGCTTCCACGTATACACTGGATACTATAAGGGCACGCGTGTAAGTGTCGCAGTGCACGGGATCGGCGGCCCCTCCGCAGCGATAGTGTTTGAAGAACTATACATGCTTGGCGCCAGGACTATGATAAGGCTCGGTACTGCTGGTGGACTAGTCCCGCAGCTAGAGATAGGCGACGCCGTAGTAGCGACTGGTGCAGCCTACATACATGGCGGTACCATAGGCTCTTACGTGCCGGACGCGTGTATGGTGGCGGCACCCAATCCGCTACTCACAACAATACTCTACGAGAAGGCAAAGGAGATACACGGCAGAGTATACCTAGGCCCAGTGTTCAGCAGCGATGCCTTCTACGCTGAAGACGCACACTTCGTGGAGAAGTGGTCAAAGCGCGGCATAATCGCCGTGGAAATGGAGGTAGCAACACTCTACGCACTGGCCGCGATGAGAGGCTTCAATACTGCCGCGCTGCTAGTTATATCAGATAACCTCGCGGTACCCGGCAAGGAGGAGCTGAAACACCATGAAGAGCTAGAGCCATTCGTAGAGAAAGCCGCTAGAGCAGTATTCGAGGCCATAACAAGCTTCAAACAAGAGTAA
- the albA gene encoding DNA-binding protein Alba, with the protein MAQASAAPSNVVLVGKKPVMNYVLATLTLLNQGVKEVVIKARGRAISKAVDTVEIVRKRFLPGKVDIKEIKIDSQVIQSPDGRQSRVSTIEIVLEKKEE; encoded by the coding sequence ATGGCGCAGGCCAGTGCAGCTCCAAGCAATGTTGTCCTAGTAGGTAAGAAGCCCGTAATGAACTACGTACTAGCGACCCTAACCCTGCTAAACCAGGGCGTCAAGGAGGTAGTCATCAAGGCTAGGGGCCGCGCTATAAGCAAGGCTGTTGACACAGTCGAGATAGTGAGGAAGAGGTTCCTACCCGGCAAGGTCGACATAAAGGAGATAAAGATCGACAGCCAGGTCATACAGAGCCCCGACGGCCGCCAGAGCAGGGTTAGCACCATCGAGATAGTCCTCGAGAAGAAGGAGGAGTAA
- the thsA gene encoding thermosome subunit alpha: MALGVPVLVLKEGTQRVYGREALRNNILAAKVLAEVLKSSLGPRGLDKMLVDSFGDVTITNDGATILKEMEIQHPAAKLLVEVAKAQDAEVGDGTTSAVVLSGMLLDRAENLLDENIHPTTIIEGYKKALDFALKELAKIAVKVDINDRQLLKRIASTSLYSKYVGSGATMDKLTDMAVEAVLRVAEPKGDGTYEVRLDRIKIEKKKGGSLLDSQLVEGIVLDKEVVHPGMPKRIENAYIVLLDAPLEVEKPEITAKINITSPEQIKAFLDEEARLLREMVEKIYSVAVERMKKDGVDPEKAGIVVITQKGIDEVAQHFLAKKGIMAVRRVKRSDLEKLEYATGGKIVSSLRDLKPEDLGFAKLVEERKVGNDKMVFIEGCPNPKAVTILIRGANDMVLDEAERSLNDALHVLRNVLRKPMIVPGGGAVEVELALRLRKFAESLGGKEQLAVEAYADALEEIPMVLAESAGMDALQALMDLRRLHAEGKTFAGIDAINGKIEEDMTKINVIEPILVKEQVLKSATEAATAILKIDDVIAAAPKTEEKKGKKGKED, encoded by the coding sequence ATGGCGCTCGGCGTACCAGTGCTAGTTCTAAAGGAGGGTACCCAGAGGGTATACGGTAGGGAGGCTCTACGCAACAACATACTAGCTGCAAAGGTGCTCGCTGAGGTCCTCAAGAGCAGTCTAGGCCCACGCGGCCTCGACAAGATGCTAGTAGACAGCTTCGGCGACGTAACCATAACCAACGACGGTGCCACAATACTAAAGGAGATGGAGATACAGCACCCCGCTGCCAAGCTACTAGTAGAGGTGGCAAAGGCGCAGGACGCAGAGGTAGGTGACGGCACTACCAGCGCTGTAGTCCTCTCCGGCATGCTACTCGATAGAGCTGAGAACCTACTAGACGAGAACATACACCCAACAACGATAATCGAGGGCTACAAGAAGGCCCTAGACTTTGCCCTCAAGGAGCTAGCCAAGATAGCAGTGAAGGTTGACATTAACGACCGCCAGCTGCTGAAGAGGATAGCCTCTACAAGCCTCTACAGCAAGTATGTCGGCAGCGGCGCTACAATGGACAAGCTGACAGACATGGCAGTAGAGGCCGTACTACGCGTTGCAGAGCCCAAGGGCGACGGCACCTACGAGGTACGCCTAGACAGGATAAAGATTGAGAAGAAGAAGGGCGGCAGCCTACTCGACAGCCAGCTAGTAGAGGGCATTGTGCTCGACAAGGAGGTAGTACACCCCGGCATGCCTAAGAGGATTGAGAACGCTTACATAGTGCTCCTCGACGCCCCACTAGAGGTCGAGAAGCCAGAGATAACTGCTAAGATCAACATAACATCTCCAGAGCAGATCAAGGCCTTCCTAGACGAGGAGGCACGCCTACTACGCGAGATGGTCGAGAAGATCTATAGTGTTGCTGTTGAGCGTATGAAGAAGGATGGTGTGGACCCGGAGAAGGCTGGCATAGTAGTGATAACCCAGAAGGGTATCGACGAGGTAGCCCAGCACTTCCTAGCCAAGAAGGGCATAATGGCAGTAAGAAGAGTAAAGAGGAGCGATCTAGAGAAGCTAGAGTATGCGACCGGCGGTAAGATAGTGAGCAGCCTCCGCGACCTAAAGCCTGAAGACCTAGGCTTCGCCAAGCTAGTAGAGGAGAGAAAGGTCGGCAACGATAAGATGGTGTTCATAGAGGGCTGCCCCAACCCCAAGGCAGTAACAATACTCATACGCGGCGCCAACGATATGGTGCTAGACGAGGCTGAGAGAAGCCTAAACGACGCGCTCCACGTGCTCCGCAATGTGCTAAGGAAGCCAATGATAGTACCTGGCGGCGGCGCTGTAGAGGTAGAGCTAGCACTAAGGCTTAGGAAGTTCGCTGAGAGCCTAGGCGGAAAGGAGCAGCTAGCAGTAGAGGCCTACGCTGACGCCCTTGAGGAGATACCAATGGTGCTAGCAGAGAGCGCTGGCATGGACGCTCTCCAGGCGCTAATGGACCTAAGGAGGCTACACGCTGAGGGCAAGACCTTCGCCGGCATCGACGCCATAAACGGCAAGATAGAGGAGGACATGACAAAGATCAACGTGATAGAGCCGATACTGGTCAAGGAGCAGGTGCTTAAGAGCGCTACTGAGGCTGCCACAGCGATACTGAAGATAGACGACGTGATTGCCGCTGCGCCGAAGACCGAGGAGAAGAAGGGCAAGAAGGGCAAGGAAGACTAA
- the gatD gene encoding Glu-tRNA(Gln) amidotransferase subunit GatD, with product MDEAAGYTGVALELLKRAGAKPGDRIRITRSDGRVFEGILMPRYALSAKPIIVVKLDNGYNVGLRVDEKTVVEVVKTRETILKEAAAGAPAAIPLLEETPPEERRPRITILGTGGTIASKVEYETGAVRPAFSAEEILEAVPEVGFIADISARVVMNILSENMRPRLWEKIVDEVAKAIEEGADGVIVAHGTDTMAYTASALAFAFRKLPVPIAFVGAQRSSDRPSSDAAFNLIAATLVAAKAPFAEVVVVMHGETGDTYALAHRATRVRKMHTSRRDAFQTINGRPLAKIYPFERRIELIDEPLRSRGAEELEVANGFEEKVALVKYYPGMEPEIIDFLVDRGYRGIVLEGTGLGHVGEWLVESIRRAVEAGVTVVMTSQTLFGRVNMNVYTTGRKLLQAGVIPAEDMLPEVAFVKLSWILARTSDPGEARRLFAMNLAGEITSRHTVDLYPRWPH from the coding sequence TTGGACGAGGCGGCTGGCTATACTGGGGTAGCTCTCGAACTGCTTAAGAGAGCTGGCGCCAAGCCCGGCGACCGTATCCGCATTACAAGGAGCGATGGCCGGGTCTTCGAGGGCATACTGATGCCTAGGTACGCTCTTTCGGCTAAGCCTATCATAGTTGTCAAGCTCGACAACGGGTATAATGTTGGGCTGCGTGTTGACGAGAAGACCGTAGTTGAGGTAGTAAAGACCCGAGAAACAATACTTAAGGAAGCTGCTGCAGGCGCGCCTGCAGCTATACCGCTACTCGAGGAGACCCCGCCCGAGGAGAGGAGGCCGAGGATAACGATACTCGGTACTGGAGGCACTATCGCTAGCAAGGTCGAGTATGAGACCGGTGCTGTGAGGCCAGCATTCTCGGCCGAAGAGATCCTGGAAGCTGTACCAGAGGTCGGCTTCATAGCCGACATCTCGGCTAGAGTGGTAATGAACATCCTAAGCGAGAACATGAGGCCACGCCTATGGGAGAAGATAGTTGACGAGGTAGCCAAGGCTATAGAGGAGGGTGCTGACGGCGTCATAGTAGCCCATGGAACAGATACCATGGCTTATACCGCCTCTGCCCTAGCATTTGCGTTCCGCAAACTCCCGGTACCCATAGCATTCGTTGGTGCACAGAGGAGTAGCGATAGGCCCAGCAGCGACGCCGCCTTCAATCTCATCGCCGCTACACTAGTCGCCGCAAAGGCCCCCTTCGCTGAAGTAGTGGTAGTTATGCACGGCGAGACTGGCGATACGTATGCTCTCGCTCACCGGGCTACACGTGTAAGAAAGATGCATACAAGCCGCCGCGACGCATTCCAGACCATAAACGGCAGGCCTCTAGCAAAGATCTACCCATTCGAACGTAGAATAGAGCTCATAGACGAGCCTCTACGCAGCCGTGGAGCAGAAGAGCTTGAAGTAGCCAACGGCTTCGAAGAGAAGGTAGCGCTTGTGAAGTACTATCCAGGAATGGAGCCCGAGATCATAGACTTCCTAGTGGATAGGGGCTACCGGGGCATAGTCCTAGAGGGGACAGGGCTAGGCCATGTAGGTGAGTGGCTCGTTGAGAGCATTAGGCGCGCTGTAGAAGCCGGAGTCACTGTGGTTATGACGTCGCAGACGCTCTTCGGGAGAGTAAACATGAATGTCTACACTACTGGCCGGAAGCTGCTCCAGGCAGGAGTCATACCCGCAGAGGACATGCTCCCTGAGGTAGCATTCGTGAAGCTCTCGTGGATACTAGCTCGCACAAGCGACCCCGGCGAGGCGAGACGCCTATTCGCAATGAATCTTGCCGGCGAGATTACGTCTAGACATACTGTAGACCTGTACCCGAGGTGGCCACATTGA
- a CDS encoding 30S ribosomal protein S30e, translating to MPSHGSLTKAGKVRKQTPRIPAKPRKNPAPRMRNRKEYKRFLVKMQQGQLRR from the coding sequence ATGCCAAGCCACGGCTCGCTTACAAAGGCGGGTAAGGTAAGAAAGCAGACACCCCGTATACCAGCAAAGCCCAGGAAGAACCCAGCCCCGCGCATGCGCAACAGGAAGGAGTACAAGCGCTTCCTAGTCAAGATGCAGCAGGGCCAGCTCCGCCGCTAG
- a CDS encoding thioredoxin domain-containing protein, giving the protein MLEVRALDEFESLIESSRIVLVLFYDSRSPTGRYLASIMEDIAYAVEPIIAVARVDAAVAPSVVNQYASSIPRLQLYFEGEKIWEQIGFFYNYQSDKYAIRRGILYALRSRNTSPAKLGLSLRF; this is encoded by the coding sequence ATGCTGGAGGTTCGAGCGCTCGACGAGTTTGAGAGCCTAATAGAGTCTTCGCGTATAGTGCTTGTACTCTTCTATGATTCTCGTAGCCCTACTGGCAGGTACCTAGCAAGCATAATGGAGGACATAGCGTACGCTGTTGAGCCTATAATAGCGGTTGCTAGAGTTGATGCCGCAGTAGCCCCCTCTGTTGTGAACCAGTATGCCTCATCAATACCGAGACTCCAGCTCTACTTCGAAGGCGAGAAGATCTGGGAACAAATAGGCTTCTTCTACAACTATCAGAGCGATAAGTACGCCATCCGTCGAGGTATACTATATGCTCTTCGCAGCCGTAATACAAGTCCTGCGAAGCTGGGGCTCTCGCTACGCTTCTAA
- the pdo gene encoding protein disulfide oxidoreductase, giving the protein MDPVRMEIDHETREAIREAFQDLVKPVTINVFIGPNCQYCDETLKIAKVLEEEAPAKNGEKLVKVRIYEKGKDDEIFKKHGVERIPTITLLDGMIRYTGTPSGEEIRGLVETIIRISQEDSGLDPETVEKIKEISEPVHVEVIVTPQCPYCPYAALLTNMFAFESWRHGKRNFIADTVEAYENPDIADKYNVMSVPAIAINGVLAFVGVPYEEDFIERIIDIVKRGRGVLGPKVISESATGV; this is encoded by the coding sequence ATGGACCCGGTGAGAATGGAAATCGATCATGAGACTCGTGAGGCAATACGTGAGGCCTTCCAGGATCTCGTGAAACCTGTTACAATAAACGTCTTCATAGGACCGAATTGCCAGTATTGCGACGAGACGCTGAAAATAGCCAAGGTTCTCGAGGAGGAAGCGCCGGCAAAGAACGGAGAAAAACTCGTGAAGGTACGCATATACGAGAAGGGCAAGGACGACGAGATATTCAAGAAGCATGGCGTGGAACGAATACCAACAATAACACTGCTAGACGGGATGATACGGTACACGGGTACGCCTAGCGGTGAGGAGATAAGAGGCCTCGTAGAAACCATAATAAGGATATCCCAGGAAGATAGCGGTCTAGACCCAGAAACTGTGGAAAAGATCAAAGAGATATCTGAGCCAGTTCACGTGGAAGTCATAGTCACGCCGCAGTGCCCCTACTGTCCCTATGCAGCGCTCCTCACTAACATGTTCGCATTCGAGTCATGGAGGCATGGCAAGCGAAACTTCATAGCCGACACTGTGGAGGCGTACGAGAACCCCGACATAGCTGACAAGTACAACGTAATGTCAGTGCCCGCTATAGCAATAAACGGTGTGCTAGCATTCGTCGGTGTGCCATACGAGGAGGACTTCATAGAGAGAATAATAGACATAGTGAAACGCGGACGCGGTGTATTGGGCCCCAAAGTCATATCGGAGAGCGCTACCGGAGTGTAG
- a CDS encoding DNA topoisomerase I produces the protein MARRRLGRSRSSAGCTAGHGYVLVIAEKPKAARKIAEALSNSTRPKLCRLGKVPYWLVSWNGRLHVIASAAGHLFGLTTDERGFPVFSYYWAPLWRIDGSASYTKRFFEVLEKLAGRATVFINACDYDIEGSVIGYMIIKSLGDVKRAYRAKFSALTRQDIQRAFRRLEPLDWDMIEAGLARHELDWIWGVNVSRALMDSVSRVTGRRVVLSAGRVQSPTLIEAVTRDKEINLFVPLPSFAVNVTIALGDYKHTGRLAVYETRQDALKAAEKLRRARFLKVVSYREWRERLLPPYPFNLGDLQAEAARLFGYSPMFTQRVAEQLYLEGLISYPRTNSQKIPESVDVATIVRNLARISEYHNLVGYLLRATGGILRPRNGPKDDPAHPAIHPTGEVPSTPLTGAQKRIYDLIVRRFLASMAPPAILARAHARLAATGIGSLELSGLRILDHGWLRIYYFAAPKESQIPRLRVGDIVDVKRVSVRIAYSGPPEPYTKASLVKWMERVGIGTEATRARIVELLFERGYLASRGKRIEVTELGYAVAWVLARYFPQLTSVELTRYFEEHLEAIRARKTSRSAVIDEAKRLLSSILAEFKKGAMESVGMELAKALNIIKPRNTCIICQREATEAGLCRFHQEALQRLLQGYMEWRRRAGVDCLEFLQKMAQLSSAGRWVREVAAYFVKQGKCPFSAL, from the coding sequence ATGGCGCGTAGACGCCTAGGGCGGAGTAGAAGCAGCGCTGGCTGCACAGCCGGGCATGGTTACGTCCTTGTCATAGCTGAGAAGCCTAAGGCGGCACGCAAGATAGCGGAGGCTCTGTCCAATAGTACTAGGCCTAAGCTGTGCCGTCTTGGCAAGGTTCCCTACTGGCTTGTCTCGTGGAATGGGCGCCTACATGTAATAGCTTCTGCCGCCGGCCACTTGTTCGGGCTCACAACGGATGAAAGAGGGTTTCCTGTCTTCAGCTACTACTGGGCACCCCTATGGCGCATAGACGGTAGCGCGTCGTATACTAAGCGTTTCTTTGAGGTTCTTGAGAAGCTTGCCGGCAGAGCCACTGTGTTCATTAATGCTTGCGACTACGATATAGAGGGTAGCGTGATAGGCTATATGATTATAAAGAGTCTTGGCGACGTCAAGAGGGCGTATAGAGCCAAGTTCAGTGCCCTGACGCGGCAAGATATCCAGCGGGCCTTTAGGCGTCTAGAGCCGCTAGACTGGGATATGATAGAAGCAGGACTTGCTAGGCACGAGCTAGATTGGATATGGGGAGTCAATGTTAGCAGAGCGCTTATGGATTCGGTCAGCCGTGTAACCGGTAGACGTGTAGTTCTAAGTGCTGGAAGAGTCCAGTCTCCCACGCTCATTGAAGCCGTTACAAGAGACAAAGAAATCAACTTATTTGTCCCCCTGCCTAGCTTTGCAGTCAACGTTACTATAGCTCTCGGCGACTACAAGCATACTGGACGTCTAGCTGTATATGAGACGCGGCAAGATGCACTAAAAGCTGCCGAGAAGCTGAGACGGGCCCGCTTCCTTAAGGTGGTATCTTACCGGGAATGGAGAGAAAGACTTCTCCCGCCTTACCCGTTTAATCTTGGTGACCTACAGGCCGAGGCTGCTAGGCTCTTCGGCTATAGCCCTATGTTTACACAGCGCGTTGCCGAGCAACTATATCTAGAGGGGCTGATAAGCTATCCTCGTACGAATAGCCAGAAAATACCGGAATCCGTAGATGTGGCCACCATAGTTAGGAACCTAGCAAGAATTAGCGAGTACCACAACCTAGTCGGCTATCTTCTCCGCGCAACCGGTGGCATCCTTCGCCCGCGTAATGGCCCTAAAGACGACCCTGCCCATCCAGCCATACATCCTACTGGAGAGGTGCCATCCACACCGCTAACCGGCGCACAGAAGAGAATATACGATCTCATAGTGAGGCGGTTCCTAGCTTCTATGGCACCCCCCGCCATACTGGCTAGGGCTCACGCCAGGCTAGCCGCCACGGGCATAGGTTCTCTCGAGTTATCGGGGCTGCGCATACTGGACCATGGCTGGCTGAGAATCTACTACTTCGCAGCACCGAAAGAGAGCCAGATACCACGGCTTAGAGTGGGCGATATCGTTGATGTTAAGAGGGTCTCTGTGCGTATAGCTTACAGTGGCCCTCCTGAGCCGTACACTAAAGCGTCGCTCGTCAAATGGATGGAGCGTGTGGGTATTGGCACAGAGGCTACAAGGGCTAGGATTGTGGAGCTCTTGTTTGAGCGTGGCTACCTTGCTAGCCGGGGCAAGAGAATAGAAGTTACGGAGCTAGGCTACGCTGTAGCCTGGGTTCTGGCCAGGTACTTCCCACAGCTTACTAGCGTAGAACTTACTAGATACTTCGAGGAGCACCTTGAGGCTATTAGAGCTCGTAAGACTAGCCGCTCAGCAGTCATAGATGAGGCTAAGCGTCTTCTTAGCTCAATTCTAGCAGAGTTTAAGAAGGGCGCCATGGAGTCCGTGGGCATGGAACTCGCCAAGGCCCTCAATATTATAAAACCTAGGAATACTTGCATTATATGCCAGCGTGAGGCCACAGAAGCAGGACTATGTCGTTTCCACCAAGAGGCGCTTCAGAGGCTACTCCAAGGCTATATGGAATGGCGTAGAAGGGCTGGCGTCGACTGCCTCGAGTTTCTGCAAAAGATGGCGCAGCTTAGTTCAGCGGGTCGCTGGGTCCGCGAGGTAGCCGCATACTTTGTTAAACAGGGCAAGTGTCCCTTCAGCGCGCTATGA
- the gatE gene encoding Glu-tRNA(Gln) amidotransferase subunit GatE, which yields MIEPKVDVSKYNPRELGLKAGLEIHQQLDTRHKLFCSCPTVLVDESEIKDEFVRQLRPTRSELGEVDIAALFEWRKGRLYHYHAPRRAACLVEADEEPPHEINKEAVVIGLAVALALGSSPVDEIYVMRKIVIDGSNTTGFQRTAIIALGGEIELESGKKIGIQTIAIEEDAARKLGEEGRYTHYMLDRLGIPLIEISTAPDIETPEEAYEAALTIGQLLRLTGKVKRGIGTIRQDLNVSIKGGVKTEIKGVQRLDLLPKIVLYEAIRQKRLLEIRDELLSRGVRKEMLESLEIVDVTEVFKNTKSKIIARVVKRGGKVLAVKLPGFHGLLGVEVQPGRRFGTELADYARFWGGVGGIFHTDELPGYGITAEEVEQLYKAVNAAKGRDAVVIVADSEDKARKALQAVIERARMALEGIPKETRAAKEDGTTRFMRPQPGSARMYPETDIPPLEVTKELLEEARKIVPEKPTEKLEKLKKRYGLSEDLARQIIRDVRLDLFEKLAAKYGDKIHPSYIASVFTNILRSLAREGIPVDNLDDSQIEEAIAAVAKGKIAKDAVPDLLSYLAKNPGTSVDEAIKALGIQTVDLSTVEKMVDEAVKALEAEIRQRGYAALSKVMGRVMPKLRGKVDGKTVAEIAKKKIAELLGK from the coding sequence TTGATCGAGCCTAAGGTGGATGTATCTAAGTACAATCCCCGAGAACTTGGGCTTAAAGCGGGGCTTGAGATACACCAACAGCTAGATACTAGGCATAAGCTATTCTGTAGCTGTCCCACAGTACTAGTGGACGAGAGCGAGATTAAAGATGAGTTTGTGAGGCAGCTACGCCCGACACGCAGCGAGCTTGGCGAGGTAGACATTGCTGCTCTCTTTGAATGGCGCAAAGGCCGTCTGTATCACTATCACGCCCCTCGTAGGGCTGCATGCCTGGTAGAGGCCGACGAAGAGCCGCCTCACGAGATAAACAAAGAGGCTGTAGTGATCGGGCTCGCCGTTGCGCTGGCGCTGGGCTCGTCGCCCGTAGACGAGATATACGTTATGAGGAAGATAGTCATAGACGGCTCTAACACTACAGGCTTCCAGCGTACCGCTATTATAGCGCTTGGTGGCGAAATAGAGCTAGAGAGCGGGAAGAAGATAGGAATACAGACAATAGCTATAGAGGAGGATGCAGCGCGCAAACTAGGCGAGGAAGGACGCTACACCCACTATATGCTCGACCGGCTGGGTATACCTCTAATAGAGATCTCCACCGCACCAGACATAGAGACGCCCGAAGAGGCCTACGAGGCTGCACTGACTATAGGCCAGCTACTACGCCTCACAGGCAAGGTCAAGCGAGGCATAGGCACCATAAGACAGGATCTTAACGTGTCCATAAAGGGCGGTGTAAAGACGGAGATCAAGGGTGTCCAGAGGCTAGACCTTCTCCCCAAAATAGTGCTCTATGAAGCTATACGCCAGAAGAGGCTCCTAGAGATACGCGACGAGCTACTCTCCCGCGGCGTCCGGAAAGAAATGCTGGAATCACTAGAGATAGTAGACGTTACAGAGGTATTCAAGAACACCAAGTCAAAGATAATAGCGAGAGTAGTTAAGAGAGGCGGCAAGGTGCTCGCAGTAAAGCTACCCGGCTTCCACGGGCTACTAGGCGTGGAGGTCCAGCCCGGTAGACGCTTTGGAACAGAGCTAGCTGACTACGCCAGGTTCTGGGGCGGTGTTGGCGGCATATTCCATACCGACGAGCTGCCGGGCTACGGGATAACCGCCGAAGAGGTAGAACAGCTCTACAAAGCCGTCAACGCTGCCAAGGGCCGCGACGCCGTAGTTATTGTAGCCGATTCTGAGGATAAGGCCCGCAAGGCACTACAGGCCGTTATTGAGAGAGCACGTATGGCTCTAGAAGGCATACCAAAGGAGACAAGAGCTGCCAAGGAGGACGGCACTACCAGGTTCATGAGACCGCAGCCGGGCTCTGCACGCATGTACCCGGAGACAGACATACCGCCTCTCGAGGTTACCAAGGAACTACTAGAGGAGGCCCGCAAGATAGTACCGGAGAAGCCTACTGAGAAGCTCGAAAAGCTGAAGAAGAGATATGGGCTGAGTGAGGACCTTGCTCGCCAGATAATAAGGGACGTGAGGCTCGACCTCTTCGAGAAGCTAGCGGCAAAGTACGGTGATAAGATACACCCGTCATACATAGCGTCCGTGTTCACAAACATACTGCGGAGCCTAGCTAGAGAGGGTATACCAGTGGACAACCTTGATGACAGCCAGATAGAGGAAGCCATAGCAGCAGTAGCGAAAGGTAAGATAGCTAAGGACGCTGTGCCAGACCTGCTCTCCTATCTTGCCAAGAACCCAGGTACTAGTGTTGACGAGGCCATTAAGGCGCTAGGAATCCAGACAGTGGATCTCTCGACAGTCGAGAAGATGGTAGACGAGGCTGTAAAGGCGCTTGAAGCGGAGATACGTCAGCGCGGCTACGCGGCTCTGAGCAAGGTTATGGGCCGTGTAATGCCGAAGCTACGTGGCAAAGTGGACGGGAAAACCGTAGCCGAAATAGCCAAAAAGAAGATCGCCGAGCTTTTAGGCAAATAA